From a region of the Besnoitia besnoiti strain Bb-Ger1 chromosome I, whole genome shotgun sequence genome:
- a CDS encoding hypothetical protein (encoded by transcript BESB_008550), producing the protein MNFNRIPTRLSTHFVCDPYSTLMHYRRTFKFLQALKTKPNCRVLCLGNNNQININWPKHFEGLTIVNSAVSANSSILSAASVHYSLILCLDPVLFAKHLHHINVPVLGVCTPREIHEHPEILKVIDYLLPSPSTRTDAALRQLLARDFLDDDGAGEAAQKQIQE; encoded by the coding sequence ATGAATTTCAACAGAATCCCGACGCGGCTGTCGACGCACTTTGTGTGCGACCCCTACAGCACGCTGATGCACTACCGGCGGACTTTTAAGTTCCTTCAGGCGCTGAAAACGAAACCCAACTGCCGTGTGCTGTGTCTGGGGAACAATAACCAGATAAACATCAACTGGCCTAAGCATTTTGAAGGCCTAACCATCGTGAactccgcagtctccgcaAACTCCTCGATTCTGTCGGCCGCCTCTGTTCACTACTCGCTCATCCTCTGTCTGGATCCGGTGCTTTTCGCGAAGCATCTGCACCACATTAACGTCCCCGTGCTGGGTGTAtgcacgccgcgcgagatCCATGAGCACCCCGAAATCCTCAAAGTCATCGACTACTtgctgccttcgccctcgaccCGCACGGACGCCGCCCTGCGTCAACTGCTTGCCCGCGACTTCCTCGATGACGACGGGGCTGGCGAAGCCGCACAAAAACAAATTCAGGAGTGA
- a CDS encoding hypothetical protein (encoded by transcript BESB_008540), with translation MRTSRRASPSPAAQAWEASAPPAAAGAAGGSVVPLAERFAAASTATAYHRATSSFVMSHPSLRAVADSTDRALYVQAGDGPSLALGETPKRLHSVDYGDCSDCGDAALDRGAFAPGRSTSLPAVHSRLPPPAILPQAEADPSPRNAAYSALPFVKWTPLGNSFGDDPLPCQTGFEFSRPLPKGVPSKLLAAQAQSPDLAGAPRSRDSPQRLATAVPRSVEALPSAAELQDSRPASPLLSRTASLPLERRREAGAKGRRPLIRGFTAKVQTGPVFRCTYCGERLRTHKHFIQVWPEFIMCTPCAACPPCNTCHRKAFDAIVELGEGTKSFLCPLAEEEGGLRLCGHCALLYPVRTRRDLAEATAASLDWLEDKGLMFTDDLLKYQRTEAVGKMLWRLDSRPSSPQAGLASASPHRPLGGKHDARIFIRSEERLPSAAWIEKDPPFEPEAGDPARPRTPPSLASQRSLTIPVEGVSFAALNPTSATNIYGRCETEKVFVETPAPMGRSASVPARLVRRVGVVQGLPQTFFLSHLTHELLHAFLWCRQPEEGSLKLDVEEGMCNSVSASIFQDRLLAIDRREAALLAGETAAPPGVRTPLQNPVFAELAPGSPAAVELEKLLLDFERRVIATRLGDMERDDHACYGKGYRAMRDVISAIGLPRTVELTRIYGHSLDELVAAAGRLLESERHRRADERDMRRSRDVSAGRGNRKGGGSKANGPRGNEKWTDFVAVGA, from the coding sequence ATGCGGacttcgcgccgcgcgtcgccctcgccggccgcgcaggcatGGGAGGCCAGCGCCccgccagcggctgctggcgccgcaggcggcagcgtggTGCCGCTTGCTGAGCGGTTCGCTGCGGCATCCACAGCCACTGCGTATCACCGCGCCACTTCTTCTTTTGTCATGTCTCatccctccctccgcgccgtcgcggactCCACTGACCGTGCCCTGTACGtgcaggcgggcgacggcccTTCCCTGGCGCTCGGGGAGACCCCGAAACGACTACACAGTGTGGACTACGGCGACTGCagcgactgcggcgacgccgcgctggaccgaggcgccttcgctccgGGCCGCTCGACGTCTCTCCCTGCGGTTCACAGCCgactgcctccgcctgcgatTCTGCCCCAGGCCGAGGCGGACCCGTCGCCAAGGAACGCCGCGTACTCCGCGCTGCCCTTCGTCAAATGGACGCCGCTCGGGAACAGCTTCGGAGACGACCCGCTGCCCTGCCAAACCGGCTTTGAGTTCTCACGGCCGCTCCCAAAGGGCGTCCCCTCGAAGCTTCTGGCGGCCCAGGCGCAGTCCCCGgatctcgccggcgcgccgcggtcccgcgactcgccgcagagactgGCAACAGCCGTGCCGAGGtctgtggaggcgctgccgtctgccgccgAGCTACAGGACTCGCggcccgcgtcgcccctgctctcgcgcaccgcctcgctgccgctggagcggcggcgtgagGCGGGAGCGAAAGGCCGACGACCGCTGATTCGAGGCTTCACGGCGAAGGTGCAGACGGGCCCTGTGTTCCGGTGTACGTactgcggcgagcggctgcggacaCACAAGCACTTCATCCAAGTCTGGCCAGAGTTCATCATGTGCACGCCGTGTGCCGCGTGCCCGCCGTGCAACACCTGCCACCGCAAGGCATTCGACGCCATCGTGGAGCTCGGCGAGGGCACGAAGTCCTTCCTCTGCCCcctcgcagaggaggagggcggcctCAGGCTGTGCGGCCACTGCGCGCTGCTCTACCCAGTcaggacgcggcgcgacctcgccgaagccacggcggcgtctctcgacTGGCTCGAGGACAAGGGCCTCATGTTCACAGACGACCTGCTAAAGTACCAGCGGACGGAGGCGGTGGGGAAGATGCTATGGCGCCTCGACAGCCGgccgtcctcgccgcaggcaggcctagcctccgcctccccgcaTCGCCCGCTCGGGGGTAAGCACGACGCGCGCATCTTCATTCGGTCCGAGGAGAGGCTGCCCAGCGCGGCCTGGATCGAGAAGGACCCGCCCTTTGAACCCGAGGCTGGAGaccccgcgcggccgcggacgccccCCTCGCTAGCGTCGCAGCGCTCGTTGACGATTCCAGTCGAAGGCGTCAGTTTCGCCGCGCTGAACCCGACGTCGGCGACCAACATCTACGGGCGCTGCGAGACCGAAAAGGTGTTTGtggagacgcccgcgccgatGGGCCGAAGCGCCTCCGTCCCGGCGCGTCtcgtgcggcgcgtcggcgtcgtgcAAGGCCTGCCGCAAACGTTTTTCCTGAGTCACCTCACCCACGAGCTCCTGCATGCCTTTCTCTGGTGTCGCCAGCCGGAGGAAGGCAGCTTGAAGCTGGACGTGGAGGAAGGGATGTGCAACTCGGTCTCCGCGTCGATTTTCCAAGACCGCCTGCTCGCCATTGACCGCcgagaagcggcgctgctcgccggagagacagccgccccgccgggtgtacgtacacctctCCAGAACCCGGTCTTCGCCGAGTTGGCACCCGGGTCGCCCGCGGCTGTCGAGTTGGAGAAGCTTCTGCTGGACTTTGAGCGGCGGGTGATTGCAACTCGGCTAGGCGATATGGAGCGCGACGACCATGCATGCTACGGCAAGGGCTACCGCGCCATGCGCGACGTGATTTCCGCCATCGGGCTCCCTCGAACCGTGGAACTCACGCGAATATACGGCCACAGTCTCGACGAATTggtcgcggctgcaggccgaCTCTTGGAGTCGGAGAGGCATCGACGAGCTGACGAGAGAGACatgcgacgcagccgcgacgtctcagcaggccgcggaaaTCGgaaaggcggaggaagcaagGCAAACGGACCGCGAGGCAACGAGAAATGGACAGATTTCGTTGCCGTTGGAGCGTGA
- a CDS encoding SKIP/SNW domain-containing protein (encoded by transcript BESB_008530) → MPVPASRRLPAPAAQSAQSSSSSSDLAVADASLGAFALTSTPQLPLAQRKARSAPGSSPSDERSVAGLQQGARRGGGAVGALAALAEERLSAYTRRGDRRGPPLYGQRKGFVPRTEEDFGGGGAFPEIHVAQFPLGLGRKKTGNNHAASTVALQLGSDGRIAYDLVVRQGSDKKVVYSTPQAAEGVDSTVPVATTSSGIQIVKRVGNAMPSTEEEEKEVARTKAALEAALEKKLGANKVKTKQDKASAEFFRYTPAQQGTGHNSGCAQRVLRVEDMQQDPMNPPKFRHKRAPAAAGSPPPPVMHSPPRKLTQQDQAEWKIPPSISNWKNQKGYTIPLDKRLQADGRNLQDVSINDKFASLSEALYIAERQAREEIRLRNEIKKQKKIKEEEMREQQLRLLAAQARAERSNLLQQQRREGAEGEEEERKKREAMARDRQREIEREMRLERNKRGRNEEERDVSERVALGLPPTKKAAAGEGIFDTRLFNQSAGVDSGFDGGNDEAYNLYDQPLFANRANSAAIYQFSRERLINSVGNTGDVPSFAGADRSSYSRTAPVEFEKDVADPFGLDNLLSEAKKK, encoded by the exons ATGCCTGTGCCGGCCTCCAGacggctgcctgcgccggccgcgcagagcgcccagtcttcttcctcctcttccgacctcgcggtcgcggatgCGAGTCTCGGGGCTTTCGCGCTGACTTCCAccccgcagctgcctcttGCGCAGAGGAAAGCGCGGAGTGCACCAGGCTCGTCTCCGAGCGATGAACGCAGCGTCGCGGGCTTGCAGCagggcgcccgcagaggcggcggcgccgtgggcgcgctggcggcgctcgccgaggaGCGGCTCTCGGCTTATACTCGGAGAGGAGACCGGAGGGGTCCGCCGCTGTATGGCCAGCGGAAGGGTTTCGTGCCGCGAACCGAAGAGGActttggcggcggcggcgcctttccTGAGATCCACGTCGCGCAGTTTCCGCTCGGCCTcggaaggaagaagacg GGAAACAACCACGCGGCGTCGACGGTAGCGCTGCAGCTTGGTTCTGATGGCAGAATTGCCTACGACCTCGTCGTGCGCCAGGGCTCGGATAAGAAAGTCGTTTACTCCACTCCTcaggccgccgagggcgtGGACTCGACAGTGCCGGTCGCCACCACTTCTTCGGGCATCCAAATTGTCAAGCGC GTGGGAAACGCCATGCCCAgcacagaggaggaggagaaggaagtcgcgcggacgaaggcggctctggaggcggcgcttgaGAAGAAACTCGGTGCCAACAAAGTCAAAACGAAGCAGGACAAAGCGAGCGCCGAGTTCTTTCGATACACCCCTGCGCAGCAA ggCACTGGGCACAACAGCGGGTGTgcgcagcgcgtgctgcGAGTTGAGGACATGCAGCAGGACCCGATGAACCCGCCCAAATTTCGACACAAACGAgcacctgcggcggctggaagtccgccgccgcctgtcATGCACTCGCCACCGC GCAAACTCACGCAGCAAGACCAAGCAGAGTGGAAGATTCCGCCGAGTATCTCGAACTGGAAAAACCAGAAAGGTTACACGATTCCTCTCGATAAGCGTCTACAGGCTGACGGCCGCAACCTCCAGGAT GTGTCGATTAACGACAAGTTTGCGAGTTTGTCTGAGGCGCTGTACATCGCGGAGCGTCAGGCCCGAGAAGAAATTCGCCTCAGAAATGAAATCAAAAAGCAAAAGAAGATCAAGGAGGAAGAAATGCGCGAGCAGCaacttcgtctcctcgccgcccaagcccgcgcagagag GTCGAATCTGctacagcagcagcgccgcgaaggagcagagggagaagaagaggagcggaaaaagcgcgaggcgatgGCGAGAGATCGCCAGCGCGAGATCGAAAGAGAAATGCGTCTCGAG AGAAacaagagaggaagaaacgaagaagaaCGCGACGTCAGCGAGCGCGTGGCGCTCGGTCTCCCGCCAACGAAAaaggccgcagcaggcgaaggcaTTTTCGACACGCGCCTCTTTAACCAGTCGGCGGGTGTGGACTCG GGTTTCGATGGAGGAAACGACGAAGCCTACAACTTGTACGACCAGCCCCTGTTTGCGAACCGCGCGAACAGCGCGGCCATTTACCAGTTCtctcgcgagcgcctcaTCAACAGTGTCGG AAACACCGGCGACGTGCCAtccttcgccggcgcagatCGGAGCTCGTACAGTCGCACAGCGCCCGTCGAATTCGAAAAG GATGTCGCAGACCCGTTCGGTCTCGACAACTTGCTgtcggaggcgaagaaaaaatAA
- a CDS encoding hypothetical protein (encoded by transcript BESB_008520): MSASQGSASPFCVTVEFCGGLEQLTTTKAKTLRLSFVASSGASAPSAEPEAPAGGEADVKLYQLVAFLSSQVVTERPDLFAETYEPMPRPGDSSAGGVSAGGVSAGGVSAGGVAAASDSVPNGSDAPGNATIGNVYAKHLLSSLPPMRVKAGVLALIDDVDVEVDGGMEATVPNGSCITFISTLHGG; this comes from the coding sequence ATGAGTGCCTCTCAaggctctgcttcgccgttCTGCGTGACTGTGGAGTTCTGCGGCGGACTCGAGCAGCtcacgacgacgaaggccaaaacgctgcgtctctccttcgttgcctcctctggcgcttcggcgccctccgctgaacccgaggcgcctgcgggaggcgaagcagacgtCAAGCTATATCAGCTTGTCGCGTTTCTCAGCTCGCAGGTCGTCACAGAGCGGCCAGATCTGTTTGCGGAGACGTATGAGCCCATGCCGCGACCCGGCGACAGCAGTGCGGGCGGTGTCAGTGCGGGCGGTGTCAGTGCGGGCGGTGTCAGTGCGGGCGgtgtcgctgcggcgagcgactcCGTACCGAACGGAAGCGACGCACCAGGCAACGCCACGATTGGAAATGTCTATGCCAAGCATCTCTTGTCCTCTCTGCCCCCAATGCGCGTCAAAGCGGGCGTCCTCGCGCTCATAGACGACGTCGACGTCGAAGTCGACGGAGGCATGGAAGCAACGGTTCCCAATGGAAGTTGCATCACTTTCATTTCCACTCTGCACGGAGGCTAA